The Tessaracoccus timonensis sequence ATGGTGCCTCCGGCGGCTTCGATGGCTGCGCGCGCGGCGGAGAGATCGTCGACCTCGATGACAGTGAGGGGGCTAGCGGGCTTTTCCGAGGGGTCGCCCTGAAACCCGAGGGTCTGGCCATTCTCAAGGTGGACGTCCTCGTACCGCGGGCCGTAGCTGTCGCTCCCAAGCCCGAAGGCTGTGTCGAAGAAGGCCGCCGAGGCAGCCGGGTCGTTCGAGGGAAACTCCACCATCGTCAGTCGCACCATGGGGCAATTGTAGTGCCGGTGGCGGGAGATTGGTGCCCTACCCGCCCACCTCGCGGACACCTCGGCGACATGTCCGAGCCGGGGTCTACGCCAGCGCAACATCTTTTCCGCCAACCCGATGCACAGAATCTCAGGAGTACACGCAGTGAACCCCGTCGATCAGCCCCATCTCGTCAAGACCGAAGCGATCACGGTCGCCGGTGAAACTCCGCGCGAAAGGGGGCTGGCGCGAGCATCACAGGTGGCGCCTCGGGTGCGGGCAGCGGTCCGGGCCTACGAAGGGATGTTTGAGCGTTATGGGCTGAGCGATATGGCGAAGAAGAAAGCGGCGCGCGCCTCGCTCGATGCCCTGCGCGACTGGGATCCGGCCCAATTCGAGGAGGTCAGTGGCATCGCCATGGGAGCCGGCCTGCACCCCCCAATGATGGGGCCATGCCCTGACCGTTTCACCACACTCTTTGCCACAACAGCGAGTGCTCAGGGCTGAGTGCGGGAGAGTTCCCAGCGTCGCATCGGCACACCATGAAACTCGGACAACTCTACTGGCCGAAAGCCAATCTTGCGGTGGAGGCAAATCGCCGACCTCCGAGTCTCTTCAAACTCATTCACGATGAGATCGACCGAGGTCGCCGCCCAGATCTGTTCGACGAGCAAGCGGAGTGCTTTGGCGCCCCAGCCCTGGCGTCGCCGTTCGGGGATGATGTTAATGCCGATCTCCGCGTCGCCTTCACTCGAGATTTCGTAATGCACGTGTCCGATGTACTCATCGGCGACGATGTCGCGCAGGTAGAAATAGTCAGCTTGGGCAGGATCTCGCTGATAGACCGCAAGGAATTCGTCCCACTGCGACTCCGGCCAGTCGATGCAGCCAGTCTCGTTGTCGTAGCCGGGATGTTGAAGCTTCCAACCTGCGTTGTACGCCATCATGTCGGGATCACGAAGCCAGCTTTGGCGAACACCCAGTTCAGCACGAGCTGGACGATGCAGCTCAAGGCAAGAATCGCGGGCGGCGTCCACGTGGGCATTGTATTCCTCCCTCGAAGTGAGTGCTGTTCGGAGCTCGCCCACGCTCAAACGTTGAAGACAATCTGCGCAGTCCAGCCAGAAGCTCCGCAACAGTGATTGCAGTGATGACCACGTCATCGGTCACCGATTCACTCGTCTTCGTCGGTCAGTGCACTTGCGAGCATATAGGACTCGAGCACGTCCTCGTTACGAGGTTGGCAGTCAGCTCACGGTCGGTTTCCCCCACCCTCGGATCGCGTTTGACACGCGTTCTGATCACCTGAACAAGCATGTCAGGCGCGCCATGACTCACGCAGTGAAGAACTGATCGAGCACGAGCCTGCTGCAGCTTCCCACTCCCCAGGCGTCACATGTCAAACCGGAACTCCGTCGAATTTAGGTTCGATGCGTAGCTTCGGTCCCGCATGACGAGCAGCTGCAGACGCGGTGCGCTACTCACTCGATAACGATCTCAACCTCGAATCCTTCGCTGTTTTCGAGGAAGAGCGCGGTGTGCTCAGGCCCGCCAGCGTGTGGGTACTTGTCGGCAAACAACTCAGTCCATCCGTGGCTTGAGCACTGCCGTTGAAGTGCATCGAGAAGTGTTCGATCTTTCGCTCGGAGGGCAAGGTGATTCAGCCCAGCTCGCATGCGGTCGTGTGGGCCCGTGATAGCAGGCGACTCTTCCAGCACCACGTATGTTCCGCTGGGGTGAGTCCACGTCCTTCCTTGTGGCCAATCTGGATCGTGCTGGGCCTGCCATCCCAGTAGGGGGAGGAGCCAATCGAAGGAAGCTGCCGACGCGTGCAGGTCGGTGGTCCACAACTCTATGTGGTGCACGGGGTTGGTCATATGTGGAGTCTAGGCCAGGTTGTCGAAGGCTCTCGGTTCTTACCTGGGCTCCGTCCAGCTGCTTCCCTCCACTGCTTGTTCACGCTTGATCTATCACGCTCAACGGTTTCGTCGCTCGGTCGAGCTCCGGCACGGAGAACCATCAGCGCCCGCTGGCGTGCGTGCTGTTGATTCGCTCGCGGGCCAGCCGGCGACTGAGCACGTCGATCCCCTCGACGAAGGACACGGCAGCCAAGCATGCCTGATGGGCACCCCACAAGTGGGCCTTAGACGTCGGCAACATAGACAGTCTCTGCCTGGCTGAACACCGACTCGCGGAAGTCGGCCTCGTACACTGGGATGGGAAGTCCGACCGCGACCCTCGCTCATCATGGCGCCTCCTTTGAGCTACTGCAACAAATGTTCCAGTAGATGCTTCAGTAGGTGTTCCAGTACCCCAACGCACCGCCGTACACATTAAGCCGAACTCCCCCGGCTCCCGATGGGGAGAAGCATCACGGGCGCAGCATAAGGTGACCACACCTCCAAGACAGGCACCGCATATTGCCTCGGACCACATCCCTGAATACACTGTATTCACGGCCGCAGGGAGAAACCATGAGCACCATGACAATCCGCATGAACGAGCAAGACGCTGAGCTCGTCCGCAAGTTCGCCCGCTTCGAGGGCGTCACCATCTCCGACTTCGCCCGTGCCGCCATCCTGGAGAAGATCGAGGACTCCTACGACCTCCAGGAGCTGCGCGAGGCCATCGCACAGGATTCCGGTGAGCGCTTCAGCATCGACGAAATCCTCGACGACCTCAACTGGTGACCGCACAACCTACTCGGTACCGCGTCGAGCTGACTTCACGAGCACGCAAGCAGCTGAACAAGATGGTCCGGTTCGACGCCCGGATCCTCGCCATCTGGATCAAGAACAACCTCGACGGATGCCTCGACCCGCGCGCCTTCGGCAAAGGACTCACCGCGAACCGTTCGGGCGAATGGCGCTATCGCGTAGGGTCCTACCGCATCCTCGCCCTCATCCACGACGACGTCGTCACCATCGAGGGCTTCCCCATCAGTGGACGCAACAAGATCTACGAGCGCTGAACGTCGTCGCACTCAGCGACCAACTCTTCACTGACGGGCGAACGGCCTGTAATCGGTTCTCCGCGTGAGCCAAGAACAAGGCCCCCAGCACCGAGTCGCGATACTGAGGCGGGGTCAGCCTGGAATCGAAGCGCAATTCGTCTAACGAGAAGCACATTCCTTCCCGATCAGATCGTTCGTTTCACAAGCTCACGAACGAACCGTCCGAGCGTGCACCCTCGACCAAGTCGTTGCCACGTCGATTGACAAGAAGTCACGACGTCAACCCAAGCCAGCGTTCCTTTCACTCTTCAGTCGAGATAAGATAAGCATGCACATTGGCACCGAAAGCGCGGCTAAAGTTAGGGTCTGGAAGCATGCGTCCTCGGAGCCGCCAGCCACCCACGCATTGGAGTTTTGCATGTACCTTGCGCATATCAGAATCAAGAATTTCCGCGCTCACAAGGACACAGCACTTCGCCTACCCCAGCTCGGGTGCCTGATTGGTGAAAATAATGCTGGCAAGTCATCTGTACTCCATGCGATTCAGTACGTCCTAGAAGACAAGAGGATCAGCGCCGAGGATTTCCGGGACTCTGAGCTTCCAGTGAGCGTAGAGCTACGTCTCGAGGGTATCAAGGAAGAAGACCTGCGAAGAGTAAATGAAACGCACCGAGACCGCGTGCGCGAAATGATCAGAGAGGGCGCGCTTACGATCGTTCGCACACAGGAAATTGACGGGAAAGCAGAATCTAAGTACTTAAAGCTTGGTCCGCGCAACCCCTCCTGGAGTCAGGAGTCACTGACCTCAATCATCAAGGGAACCAGAGGTGCAAACCTCCGTCAAGCTGTCATTAAGATCCTGCCCCCACTCGACGCATCGCTACCTGATAAGCCAACTCAACAACAAGTGAAGGACGCGTGGGATGAATACGTTAAACAACTCCCACCTGCCGAGCTAAAAGAAACACCGACGGCCTACCCCACTGGTATCGCGCAGTCTGTGAAACCGCTCCTTCCCTCCGTTATCTACATCGAAGCTGTGAAAGATGCTTCGGTAGAGGCCAAGTCGACTGGAACCTCGGCCTTCAGCAAGCTCCTTGAATTGCTGTTCAATGAGGTAGAGGACCAATTCGCCAATATTAACGACCACTTCCGTTCTTTGCATCGGAAGCTGAACCGGTCCCTGAACGAGGACGGCGTAGAGGTCGATGAGCGACTTGACGCAGTTCGGCGTATTGAATCGACGATCGAAGGATTTGTTCAGGCGAGCTTTCCTGGCGTCTCACTCCGCATGGACGTACCCGCACCGACACTTTTCATGCTTCTATCCGGAGCTGAACTACGTGTCGATGACGGCCACGACGGCGCTATATCCAGCAAGGGCGACGGACTCAAACGGAGCGTCCTCTTCGCCCTTCTGCGGGCGTATGCAAGCATTCGAAGTACGGGCCTGAGCGAAGAGAAGCGCTCTGAATCCCCCCAGCCTTCTTACGTCCTGCTATTCGAAGAGCCCGAGCTCTACCTTCACCCCCGTGCTCAGCGCCAGTTAATGGCCGCTTTGGACGCTTTCTCGAAAGAGCACCAAGTACTGGTCACAACCCACTCCCCAGGGTTCTTCCGTCCAGGAACGGAGGGCTTCGCCCGACTTCAGAAAACCAATGACGGTGTCTCAGCACACTACGTTGATCTTAATATCAGCCACAGGGACGCCTACCAGATCGTGCAACATGAGAACAACGAGGCTGCATTCTTCGCACAAAGCGTCGTGCTGGTCGAAGGCGACAGCGATACTATCACCTACCCGCATCTTGCCCGATTGATAAATCCTGACTGGGACGACATCGATAAGAACATCATGTTCGTCAAGATCGGCGGCAAGGGGAATATCAGGCGATATAGAGAGTTTTTCTCTAGCTTCAACGTTCCGATCCACGTCATCACAGATTTGGACGCCCTCGTAGACGGCTCCAAGCAGCTAACCAGCGACAAAGAGACGCGGAACGCACACTCCAGGCTGATGCAGCTGATCGACAACACGGTTCCTGATGTCAGCAACCCCAACGGCAGAAAGGTGCGGAAAATATGTACTGACCGCACCAGCGCTGAGCTGTGGTCCGCCGCGCAGACCCACCTGCGTGATTGGCGTGAAGCACCCAGCGAAGACATTGCGCAGCTCCTGGATGAAACTCTCAGCACCCTTTTCGATGCGGGCAATAGCGATGCCAAGCTGCATGAACTCGCGAGTCCAACTTCGGAGGAGATCTCTTCTGCACGTGACGCAGTAATTTCGTCTCTCGCTGAGGAGAGAGTATATGTTTTGCGCCGGGGAGATCTTGAAGATTACTGCGGGACGGGTGCGAGCAAGGACAAGGTCAAGTCGGCAATCGAATTCTGCGAGAACATCGATACCCTCGAAAGACTGCGTGAGCTGCACGGCGACGAGGCCGACGACGTAGTTCAGGAACTACGCGGCATATTCTCGCGAATCTACAAATGATGTGACATCTAGACACTACAGGGGGTCGTCGTTGCCAGGTTGGCTACACAGCGAAACGGCACCTTCCGGCTTCACGATCGGCCTGGCGCAGGGCTTCTGCCAGGTGGCATTCACGTCGGCCCTCACCAGTAGGGCAATGACGCAACTTATCGAATTGCCGGAATAGCCGGCTCTCCACAGACAAAGGGTGCACGAGATCCGTCGATGCAATCCGACCGGCAAGACCCCGTAGTCACCGCGTTGATACTCAGGCCACCTGCACGCGCTGATCGCCCAGCACATACTCGATGGCGAGTCCCCCACCAACCGCCTCAAGGTACCTACGAATAGTGCCAACTTTCGCGTTCTCGACATCACCGTGCTCGATCTTGGAGATCTGGCGTTGGCCCACCCCAATTCGCTCGGCTAACTGAGCCTGAGTGAGGCCAGCCTGTTCACGCAATTCACGAAGTCGGTAAGCACGCACTTCAGCAAGCATCCGCTCCTTATGCGCATCGACGCGCTCCCTGTCCACGGGATGATTGGCGACGAAATCCTTCAACGAGATAGCCATCTCGCTCATTCTCCTTTCAACCTACGCAAATGTTCATCGAAGAGGTCATCGGCCCTCGGGATATTGCGCGCGTACCATCGCTTCCAACTACCCGACTTATCACCAGCAATAAGCATGATCGCCTCACGTACTGGGTCAAAAGCAAAAAGGATGCGGAGCTCTGTCCGACCAGATGACCCCGGACGGAGCTCCTTCATATTT is a genomic window containing:
- a CDS encoding VOC family protein is translated as MVRLTMVEFPSNDPAASAAFFDTAFGLGSDSYGPRYEDVHLENGQTLGFQGDPSEKPASPLTVIEVDDLSAARAAIEAAGGTITVEPFSFPGGRRLHFREPGGNELAVWVRE
- a CDS encoding GNAT family N-acetyltransferase — its product is MDAARDSCLELHRPARAELGVRQSWLRDPDMMAYNAGWKLQHPGYDNETGCIDWPESQWDEFLAVYQRDPAQADYFYLRDIVADEYIGHVHYEISSEGDAEIGINIIPERRRQGWGAKALRLLVEQIWAATSVDLIVNEFEETRRSAICLHRKIGFRPVELSEFHGVPMRRWELSRTQP
- a CDS encoding VOC family protein encodes the protein MTNPVHHIELWTTDLHASAASFDWLLPLLGWQAQHDPDWPQGRTWTHPSGTYVVLEESPAITGPHDRMRAGLNHLALRAKDRTLLDALQRQCSSHGWTELFADKYPHAGGPEHTALFLENSEGFEVEIVIE
- the relB gene encoding type II toxin-antitoxin system RelB family antitoxin, whose amino-acid sequence is MSTMTIRMNEQDAELVRKFARFEGVTISDFARAAILEKIEDSYDLQELREAIAQDSGERFSIDEILDDLNW
- a CDS encoding type II toxin-antitoxin system RelE/ParE family toxin, which encodes MTAQPTRYRVELTSRARKQLNKMVRFDARILAIWIKNNLDGCLDPRAFGKGLTANRSGEWRYRVGSYRILALIHDDVVTIEGFPISGRNKIYER
- a CDS encoding ATP-dependent endonuclease, which gives rise to MYLAHIRIKNFRAHKDTALRLPQLGCLIGENNAGKSSVLHAIQYVLEDKRISAEDFRDSELPVSVELRLEGIKEEDLRRVNETHRDRVREMIREGALTIVRTQEIDGKAESKYLKLGPRNPSWSQESLTSIIKGTRGANLRQAVIKILPPLDASLPDKPTQQQVKDAWDEYVKQLPPAELKETPTAYPTGIAQSVKPLLPSVIYIEAVKDASVEAKSTGTSAFSKLLELLFNEVEDQFANINDHFRSLHRKLNRSLNEDGVEVDERLDAVRRIESTIEGFVQASFPGVSLRMDVPAPTLFMLLSGAELRVDDGHDGAISSKGDGLKRSVLFALLRAYASIRSTGLSEEKRSESPQPSYVLLFEEPELYLHPRAQRQLMAALDAFSKEHQVLVTTHSPGFFRPGTEGFARLQKTNDGVSAHYVDLNISHRDAYQIVQHENNEAAFFAQSVVLVEGDSDTITYPHLARLINPDWDDIDKNIMFVKIGGKGNIRRYREFFSSFNVPIHVITDLDALVDGSKQLTSDKETRNAHSRLMQLIDNTVPDVSNPNGRKVRKICTDRTSAELWSAAQTHLRDWREAPSEDIAQLLDETLSTLFDAGNSDAKLHELASPTSEEISSARDAVISSLAEERVYVLRRGDLEDYCGTGASKDKVKSAIEFCENIDTLERLRELHGDEADDVVQELRGIFSRIYK
- a CDS encoding helix-turn-helix transcriptional regulator, which encodes MSEMAISLKDFVANHPVDRERVDAHKERMLAEVRAYRLRELREQAGLTQAQLAERIGVGQRQISKIEHGDVENAKVGTIRRYLEAVGGGLAIEYVLGDQRVQVA
- a CDS encoding type II toxin-antitoxin system RelE/ParE family toxin — protein: MWSVDIELIAGWLASLDNDSREQVVAAIELLEDRGPQLGRPIVDTVSSSRHRNMKELRPGSSGRTELRILFAFDPVREAIMLIAGDKSGSWKRWYARNIPRADDLFDEHLRRLKGE